A section of the Euzebya rosea genome encodes:
- a CDS encoding VOC family protein — protein MPERSSYDHGTPSWIDLMTPDPDGAKAFYCDLFGWTAQDMDGPDGEYIYTNLSKDGKLVCGMGPLTEDMGDMPPAWTSYINVDDAEQVAKAVEAAGGQVLMPVMQVMDEGTMALFTDPAGAAFGVWQPANHKGAAIVNEPDTYSWNELMSRDIDASKAFYSQVFGWEYDAMDMETMTYHVVKGGPEGEGLAGLMAMPEEIPEQVPSYWGVYFTVADADATVDRVKALGGSVMFGPDDTPVGRLAAVVDPQGGNFSIMQPAPQDAQG, from the coding sequence ATGCCAGAACGCAGCAGCTACGACCACGGGACGCCCAGCTGGATCGACCTGATGACCCCCGACCCCGACGGCGCCAAGGCCTTCTACTGCGACCTGTTCGGCTGGACGGCGCAGGACATGGACGGCCCCGACGGGGAGTACATCTACACCAACCTGTCCAAGGACGGGAAGCTCGTGTGCGGCATGGGCCCGCTGACCGAGGACATGGGCGACATGCCCCCGGCGTGGACGTCCTACATCAACGTCGACGACGCCGAGCAGGTCGCCAAGGCGGTCGAGGCTGCCGGCGGACAGGTCCTGATGCCCGTCATGCAGGTCATGGACGAGGGCACGATGGCCCTGTTCACCGACCCCGCCGGCGCGGCGTTCGGGGTCTGGCAGCCCGCCAACCACAAGGGCGCGGCCATCGTGAACGAGCCCGACACCTACTCGTGGAACGAGCTGATGTCGCGGGACATCGACGCCTCCAAGGCGTTCTACAGCCAGGTGTTCGGCTGGGAGTACGACGCAATGGACATGGAGACCATGACCTACCACGTGGTCAAGGGCGGTCCCGAGGGCGAGGGCCTCGCCGGCCTGATGGCGATGCCCGAGGAGATCCCCGAGCAGGTGCCGTCGTACTGGGGCGTGTACTTCACCGTCGCCGACGCGGACGCCACGGTCGACCGGGTCAAGGCGCTCGGCGGGTCGGTGATGTTCGGCCCCGACGACACCCCGGTCGGGCGCCTGGCCGCGGTCGTCGACCCGCAGGGCGGCAACTTCTCCATCATGCAGCCGGCCCCGCAGGACGCGCAGGGCTGA
- a CDS encoding TIGR03557 family F420-dependent LLM class oxidoreductase, with amino-acid sequence MTRFGLKLMSELRDARTLVRHAQVAEERGLEFVCISDHIHPWLPEHDHSPFAWTVLGAVAAATDMEMATGLTCPIGRYHPLVIAHAAATVASMSSKPFTLTIGAGERLNEHVTGDHFPAVDVRHDMLTEAGELMRRVWEGGFHTYRGRHFTAEDARIYDLPETPIRLGVGVSGEQSLGVAKAVGADAIMAVDPDASLVSRWDDLGGDPTATWSEIPLAWAPTEEEGLRLAHERMRFAVPGWKVMAELPNPVNFDAATAHLSPEQVGEAIPHGPDPEPYAETIRQFVDAGYTNLSLIPIGDDVEKALDFFESEVRPLLD; translated from the coding sequence GTGACCCGCTTCGGCCTGAAGCTGATGAGCGAGCTGCGCGACGCACGGACCCTCGTCCGACACGCGCAGGTCGCGGAGGAACGCGGGCTGGAGTTCGTGTGCATCTCCGACCACATCCACCCGTGGCTGCCCGAGCACGACCACTCGCCGTTCGCCTGGACGGTGCTCGGGGCCGTGGCCGCCGCCACCGACATGGAGATGGCAACGGGACTGACCTGCCCCATCGGGCGCTACCACCCCCTCGTCATCGCCCACGCCGCCGCCACCGTCGCCAGCATGTCCAGCAAGCCGTTCACGCTGACCATCGGCGCCGGCGAACGGCTCAACGAACACGTGACCGGTGACCACTTCCCTGCTGTCGACGTGCGTCACGACATGCTGACCGAGGCCGGCGAGCTGATGCGCAGGGTGTGGGAGGGGGGCTTCCACACCTACCGGGGCCGCCACTTCACCGCCGAGGACGCACGCATCTACGACCTGCCCGAGACGCCGATCAGGCTGGGCGTGGGCGTGTCCGGCGAGCAGTCGCTCGGCGTGGCGAAGGCCGTCGGGGCGGACGCCATCATGGCCGTCGACCCCGACGCGTCGCTGGTGTCGCGCTGGGACGACCTGGGTGGGGATCCCACGGCGACGTGGTCGGAGATCCCCCTGGCCTGGGCGCCCACCGAGGAGGAGGGGCTGCGCCTGGCGCACGAACGGATGCGCTTCGCCGTGCCCGGGTGGAAGGTCATGGCCGAGCTGCCCAACCCCGTCAACTTCGACGCGGCGACCGCCCACCTCTCACCCGAGCAGGTCGGCGAGGCCATCCCGCACGGGCCCGACCCGGAGCCGTACGCCGAGACCATCCGCCAGTTCGTCGACGCCGGGTACACCAACCTGTCGTTGATCCCCATCGGCGACGACGTGGAGAAGGCCCTGGACTTCTTCGAGTCCGAGGTCAGGCCGTTGCTGGACTGA
- a CDS encoding MazG nucleotide pyrophosphohydrolase domain-containing protein yields the protein MDIATFQQQMVDLYGDRDAERGLARTFAWFTEEVGELSRALFRGDHDERMHEFADVLAWLASLAAQSGVDLAEAAQRYAEGCPRCAASPCACQRG from the coding sequence ATGGACATCGCCACCTTCCAGCAGCAGATGGTCGACCTCTACGGTGACCGCGACGCCGAGCGGGGGCTCGCCCGCACCTTCGCGTGGTTCACCGAGGAGGTCGGCGAGCTGTCCCGGGCCCTCTTCCGCGGCGACCACGACGAGCGGATGCACGAGTTCGCCGACGTCCTTGCGTGGCTGGCCTCGTTGGCGGCGCAGTCCGGCGTGGACCTGGCCGAGGCCGCGCAGCGCTACGCCGAGGGCTGCCCGCGGTGCGCCGCCTCCCCCTGCGCCTGCCAGCGGGGCTGA
- a CDS encoding DUF4235 domain-containing protein produces the protein MSDDSSFLRTSIPTIAGMAGAMGARSAISKAYASRRGTEPPVDPGAKDASWSSAITWTAIMAAGAAVGRLVARYVAGEQVDKHFAGQRELEKA, from the coding sequence ATGAGCGACGACTCCAGCTTCCTCCGTACCAGCATCCCCACGATCGCCGGCATGGCCGGCGCCATGGGCGCCCGATCGGCCATCAGCAAGGCCTACGCGTCACGACGCGGGACCGAGCCGCCGGTCGATCCCGGCGCCAAGGACGCCTCGTGGAGCTCGGCGATCACCTGGACGGCGATCATGGCGGCCGGAGCGGCCGTGGGCAGGCTGGTCGCCCGGTACGTCGCCGGCGAGCAGGTCGACAAGCACTTCGCCGGCCAGCGCGAGCTCGAGAAGGCCTGA
- a CDS encoding glycoside hydrolase family 65 protein — protein sequence MLQRDIVGLPTSIYPPDPWALVEQEFTPRYLAETESIFAIGNGFIGMRAVPEEGRPYVERGALINGLHEQWPIHHPEHAFGFAEVGQTIIAAPDPRRFHLYVDDEPLDLRHGDIRTYVRRLDFRTGQLTRTIEWRLPTGVRVRVTSAALTSLVQRHLVAARYEVEVLDGNAHVVVSSQLRNVQEDARSDDGDPRKAKGFDHEVLVGEGARADGRRSVLSYRVAQSGMTMACGIDHLVDGDAVVDEQCTADASLGRLVVTAAMSSGQRLGITKFAAFHTSAVNHEGMPTHPQRLADRCDRTLDRAIGRGWEEIAAEQEAYLERFWDTADVDVQGNPTVCQAIRWSLFQVCQATARADSRGIPAKGLTGSAYEGHYFWDAEIYVLPFLIYTNPLLARNALRFRHGMLDAARRRARQVNQKGALFPWRTITGEEASAFFEAGTAQYHINADISHAVMKYTQVTGDEDFLAECGAEMLVETARLYADLGFFRQGDDGETFHIHGVTGPDEYTTVVDDNAYTNLMAAANLRDAASTVEWLRTDRPEDHARLLRRTDLRDEEVLHWRRAAEAMYVPYDEDLGITPQDAHFLDLQRWDFEGVPREKYPLLLHFHPLVIYRYQVIKQADVVLAMFLHDDWFDPEHQARNFDYYDPLTTGDSSLSTAIQSIVAARIGNDAKAIEYFRYGVFMDLANVAGNTGDGVHIAAAGGVWLSIVHGFGGLTDTGDQPDFWPRLPSSWDGLAFNLTVRGQLLRVEVSRHETVYTLRGDEPMEICHQGVPTVLQPEMPTVMELHPTLTVHPQED from the coding sequence GTGCTGCAGCGCGACATCGTCGGCCTGCCGACGTCGATCTACCCGCCCGACCCCTGGGCCCTGGTCGAGCAGGAGTTCACCCCCCGGTACCTGGCCGAGACCGAGTCGATCTTCGCCATCGGCAACGGGTTCATCGGCATGCGGGCGGTCCCGGAGGAGGGACGTCCCTACGTCGAACGTGGCGCCCTCATCAACGGGCTGCACGAGCAGTGGCCGATCCACCACCCCGAGCACGCCTTCGGGTTCGCCGAGGTCGGGCAGACCATCATCGCTGCCCCCGACCCACGGCGGTTCCACCTCTACGTCGACGACGAACCGCTGGACCTGCGGCACGGCGACATCCGCACCTACGTCCGCCGGCTGGACTTCCGCACCGGCCAGCTGACCCGCACCATCGAGTGGCGGCTGCCCACCGGCGTGCGTGTCCGGGTGACCTCCGCCGCGCTGACCTCGCTGGTGCAGCGCCACCTCGTGGCCGCCAGGTACGAGGTCGAGGTGCTGGACGGCAACGCCCACGTCGTCGTGTCCTCCCAGCTCCGCAACGTGCAGGAGGACGCCCGCAGCGACGACGGCGACCCCCGCAAGGCCAAGGGGTTCGACCACGAGGTCCTCGTCGGCGAGGGCGCCCGCGCCGATGGCCGCCGGTCGGTGCTGTCCTACCGCGTCGCCCAGTCGGGGATGACGATGGCCTGCGGGATCGACCACCTGGTCGACGGTGACGCGGTCGTCGACGAGCAGTGCACGGCCGACGCCAGCCTCGGCCGGCTCGTCGTCACCGCGGCCATGTCGTCCGGCCAGCGGTTGGGCATCACCAAGTTCGCGGCCTTCCACACCTCGGCGGTCAACCACGAGGGCATGCCGACGCACCCCCAGCGCCTCGCCGACCGCTGCGACCGCACCCTGGACCGGGCGATCGGGCGCGGCTGGGAGGAGATCGCCGCCGAGCAGGAGGCGTACCTCGAGCGGTTCTGGGACACCGCCGACGTCGACGTCCAGGGCAACCCGACGGTCTGCCAGGCCATCCGCTGGAGCCTGTTCCAGGTCTGCCAGGCCACCGCGAGGGCGGACAGTCGCGGCATCCCCGCGAAGGGGCTGACCGGCAGCGCCTACGAGGGCCACTACTTCTGGGACGCCGAGATCTACGTCCTGCCGTTCCTGATCTACACCAACCCCCTGCTGGCCCGCAACGCCCTGCGGTTCCGCCACGGGATGCTCGACGCCGCTCGACGGCGAGCCCGCCAGGTCAACCAGAAGGGCGCCCTGTTCCCGTGGCGCACGATCACCGGTGAGGAGGCGTCGGCCTTCTTCGAGGCGGGCACGGCCCAGTACCACATCAACGCCGACATCAGCCATGCGGTGATGAAGTACACCCAGGTCACCGGCGACGAGGACTTCCTGGCCGAGTGCGGCGCCGAGATGCTGGTGGAGACGGCACGCCTGTACGCCGACCTGGGCTTCTTCCGGCAGGGCGACGACGGCGAGACCTTCCACATCCACGGGGTCACCGGGCCCGACGAGTACACGACGGTCGTCGACGACAACGCCTACACCAACCTGATGGCCGCGGCGAACCTGCGGGATGCCGCGAGCACCGTGGAGTGGCTGCGCACCGACCGCCCCGAGGACCACGCACGGCTGCTGCGCCGGACCGACCTGCGCGACGAGGAGGTCCTCCACTGGCGGCGGGCGGCCGAGGCGATGTACGTGCCCTACGACGAGGACCTCGGCATCACCCCGCAGGACGCCCACTTCCTGGACCTGCAGCGCTGGGACTTCGAGGGCGTGCCCCGCGAGAAGTACCCGCTGCTGCTGCACTTCCACCCGCTGGTGATCTACCGCTACCAGGTGATCAAGCAGGCCGACGTCGTCCTTGCGATGTTCCTGCACGACGACTGGTTCGACCCCGAGCACCAGGCCCGCAACTTCGACTACTACGATCCGCTGACGACGGGTGACTCGTCGCTGTCGACGGCCATCCAGTCGATCGTTGCGGCCCGGATCGGCAACGATGCCAAGGCCATCGAGTACTTCCGCTACGGCGTGTTCATGGACCTGGCCAACGTGGCCGGCAACACCGGCGACGGCGTGCACATCGCGGCGGCCGGCGGGGTGTGGCTGAGCATCGTGCACGGCTTCGGTGGCCTGACCGACACCGGCGACCAGCCGGACTTCTGGCCCCGGCTGCCCTCCTCGTGGGACGGGCTGGCGTTCAACCTGACCGTCCGCGGCCAGCTGCTGCGCGTCGAGGTGTCGCGTCACGAGACCGTCTACACGCTGCGCGGCGACGAACCGATGGAGATCTGCCACCAGGGCGTCCCCACCGTGCTCCAGCCGGAGATGCCGACGGTCATGGAGCTGCACCCGACGCTGACCGTGCATCCCCAGGAGGACTGA
- a CDS encoding HAD family hydrolase produces the protein MSDASITPARYDAVLFDLDGVLTDTAALHAKAWKTMFDEFLRRYSLAHDLPYQAFEIATDYRSYVDGRPRYEGVSAFLESRRIVLPQGNIDDPADADTTYGLGNRKNDMVQDLIDAGVEPYESSVQLVDRLLADGIKCAVVSSSRNARRVLDAAGIADRFELVVDGEVARERELAGKPAPDTFLEAATLLGVDPERTVVVEDAVAGVEAGKGGGFGLVIGVDRLDQADELRAHGADVVVADLDELLA, from the coding sequence GTGTCCGACGCCAGCATCACCCCAGCGCGCTACGACGCGGTCCTGTTCGACCTCGACGGCGTGCTCACCGACACCGCTGCGCTCCATGCCAAGGCGTGGAAGACGATGTTCGACGAGTTCCTGCGTCGCTACTCCCTGGCTCACGACCTGCCCTACCAGGCGTTCGAGATCGCCACGGACTACCGCAGCTACGTCGACGGTCGGCCCCGGTACGAGGGCGTCAGCGCCTTCCTGGAGTCCCGCCGGATCGTGCTGCCGCAGGGCAACATCGACGACCCGGCCGACGCCGACACCACCTACGGGCTCGGCAACCGCAAGAACGACATGGTCCAGGACCTGATCGACGCGGGGGTGGAGCCCTACGAGTCGTCGGTCCAGCTGGTCGACCGGCTGCTCGCGGACGGGATCAAGTGCGCGGTGGTGTCCTCCAGCCGCAACGCCCGGCGCGTCCTCGACGCCGCCGGCATCGCCGACCGGTTCGAGCTGGTCGTCGACGGCGAGGTGGCGCGGGAGCGCGAGCTGGCCGGCAAGCCGGCCCCCGACACCTTCCTCGAGGCCGCCACGCTGCTCGGGGTCGACCCCGAACGGACAGTGGTCGTCGAGGACGCCGTCGCCGGCGTCGAGGCCGGCAAGGGCGGCGGGTTCGGGCTGGTCATCGGGGTCGATCGGCTGGATCAGGCCGACGAACTGCGTGCCCACGGCGCCGACGTGGTCGTCGCCGATCTCGACGAGCTGCTGGCCTAG
- the xylA gene encoding xylose isomerase has product MQEFFSTVPSRIPFEGLDSDNPLAFKVYDADRVVAGRTMAEHLRVAVCYWHSFNWPGSDVFGGGTFDRPWLADPTSMDAARTKMDAAFEFMGKLGMPFWCFHDRDIAPEGDTFAESVANLESMVEYAEKKMADTGVQLLWGTANAFSHPRFAAGAATNPDPRVVAHAAAQVKHAMDATVRLGGQNYVLWGGREGYETLLNTDLGREAEQMARFLHMVVDYKKSIGFEGTLLIEPKPQEPTKHQYDYDSQSVAGFLARYDLEGEFKVNIEVNHATLAGHSFHHEVAYAVANGVFGSIDANRGDDQNGWDTDQFPNSVDELSLAMYEILKGGGFTTGGFNFDTKLRRQSVARDDLFHGHIGGIDTLARSLLVAEALMDSGQLAAAVEERYAGWDGELGREIMSGATLASLAEKVAADNIDAAPTSGRQEALENVVNRAIWTTS; this is encoded by the coding sequence ATGCAAGAGTTCTTCTCCACCGTTCCGTCCCGCATCCCCTTCGAGGGGCTCGACAGCGACAACCCCCTCGCGTTCAAGGTCTACGACGCCGATCGCGTCGTCGCGGGACGGACGATGGCCGAGCACCTGCGGGTCGCCGTCTGCTACTGGCACTCCTTCAACTGGCCCGGCAGCGACGTGTTCGGCGGCGGCACCTTCGACCGCCCGTGGCTGGCCGACCCCACCTCCATGGATGCCGCCCGGACCAAGATGGACGCCGCCTTCGAGTTCATGGGCAAGCTCGGGATGCCGTTCTGGTGCTTCCACGACCGCGACATCGCCCCGGAGGGCGACACCTTCGCCGAGAGCGTCGCCAACCTCGAGTCGATGGTGGAGTACGCCGAGAAGAAGATGGCCGACACCGGCGTGCAGCTGCTGTGGGGCACCGCCAACGCCTTCAGCCACCCGCGCTTCGCCGCCGGCGCGGCGACCAACCCCGACCCCCGCGTCGTCGCGCACGCCGCCGCCCAGGTCAAGCACGCCATGGACGCCACCGTGCGCCTCGGTGGCCAGAACTACGTGCTGTGGGGCGGCCGCGAGGGGTACGAGACGCTGCTGAACACCGACCTGGGGCGTGAGGCCGAGCAGATGGCCCGCTTCCTGCACATGGTCGTGGACTACAAGAAGTCCATCGGGTTCGAGGGGACGCTGCTGATCGAGCCCAAGCCGCAGGAGCCCACCAAGCACCAGTACGACTACGACAGCCAGTCCGTCGCCGGTTTCCTGGCGCGCTACGACCTCGAGGGCGAGTTCAAGGTCAACATCGAGGTCAACCACGCCACCCTCGCCGGCCACAGCTTCCACCACGAGGTGGCATACGCCGTCGCCAACGGCGTCTTCGGCTCCATCGACGCCAACCGTGGTGACGACCAGAACGGCTGGGACACCGACCAGTTCCCCAACTCCGTCGACGAGCTGTCGCTGGCCATGTACGAGATCCTCAAGGGTGGCGGCTTCACCACCGGCGGCTTCAACTTCGACACCAAGCTGCGTCGCCAGTCCGTCGCCCGCGACGACCTGTTCCACGGCCACATCGGCGGCATCGACACCCTCGCCCGCTCGCTGCTGGTCGCCGAGGCCCTGATGGACTCCGGACAGCTGGCCGCTGCGGTCGAGGAGCGCTACGCCGGCTGGGACGGGGAGCTCGGCCGCGAGATCATGTCCGGTGCCACGCTGGCATCGCTCGCGGAGAAGGTCGCGGCCGACAACATCGACGCCGCCCCCACGTCCGGTCGGCAGGAGGCCCTGGAGAACGTCGTGAACCGGGCGATCTGGACCACCTCCTGA
- a CDS encoding ROK family protein: protein MAIEVQAYRTLLTPPAHATEREAAVTGATIPRRANLISTMALLHLRGAQSRSELVAGLNLSRSGIGSLIGELVDRGIAEDAGVDRQPSPGRPSLVVRLNAHRAVALAVEIGPGEVAVASVGLGGVLFDLVRQPMPERAAVPDVVEAVRVLVDDQLDRLPTDANPVGVGVAVAGLVNNDGLLLHAPNLGWGHTDLRSVLRTALPSGLTVTVGNESTLATIGEYLRGSLRGVDNGLLISGNAGVGGGAVVNGRLLWGANGLAAEVGHMKVQPGGAVCGCGGRGCWETVIGLPAILRASGLTDLPDDTDPIEALAAGAAAGDAEVLAALDDAGRWVATGLGNLLNVLNPTRIVFGGRLGRLLPHLRTTVEEEMARQALLGPLAECDIVEPDLGKDATLIGASEQVLWHVLTHPEDLLLDDAASA from the coding sequence ATGGCGATCGAGGTGCAGGCCTACCGCACGCTGCTGACCCCGCCCGCACACGCCACGGAACGTGAGGCCGCCGTCACGGGCGCCACCATCCCGCGACGCGCGAACCTGATCTCCACGATGGCCCTCCTGCACCTGCGGGGGGCCCAGTCGCGGTCCGAGCTCGTCGCCGGCCTCAACCTCAGCCGATCCGGCATCGGCAGCCTCATCGGCGAGCTCGTCGATCGTGGCATCGCCGAGGACGCCGGCGTGGACCGCCAGCCCTCGCCCGGCCGACCGTCCCTCGTCGTGCGCCTCAACGCCCACCGTGCCGTCGCCCTCGCCGTCGAGATCGGGCCCGGTGAGGTCGCCGTCGCAAGCGTCGGGCTCGGCGGGGTCCTCTTCGACCTCGTCCGCCAGCCCATGCCCGAACGCGCCGCCGTGCCGGACGTGGTCGAGGCCGTCCGCGTCCTGGTCGACGACCAGCTGGACCGCCTTCCGACCGACGCCAACCCCGTCGGGGTCGGCGTGGCCGTCGCCGGCCTGGTCAACAACGACGGGCTCCTGCTGCACGCGCCGAACCTCGGCTGGGGCCACACCGACCTGCGGTCGGTCCTGCGCACCGCCCTTCCCTCGGGCCTGACCGTGACCGTGGGCAACGAGTCCACGCTCGCCACGATCGGGGAGTACCTGCGCGGCAGCCTCCGCGGCGTCGACAACGGCCTGCTGATCAGCGGCAACGCCGGTGTCGGTGGCGGGGCCGTGGTCAACGGCCGGCTGCTCTGGGGCGCCAACGGACTGGCGGCCGAGGTCGGCCACATGAAGGTGCAGCCCGGCGGGGCCGTCTGCGGCTGCGGTGGGCGGGGCTGCTGGGAGACCGTCATCGGCCTGCCCGCCATCCTGCGCGCCAGCGGCCTGACCGACCTCCCCGATGACACCGACCCCATCGAGGCGCTGGCCGCCGGTGCGGCGGCCGGCGACGCCGAGGTCCTGGCTGCGCTGGACGACGCCGGCCGCTGGGTCGCCACCGGACTCGGCAACCTCCTCAACGTCCTCAACCCGACGCGGATCGTCTTCGGCGGCCGCCTCGGCCGCCTCCTGCCGCACCTGCGGACGACCGTGGAGGAGGAGATGGCACGCCAGGCACTGCTCGGCCCGCTCGCGGAATGCGACATCGTCGAGCCGGACCTCGGCAAGGACGCCACGCTCATCGGCGCCAGCGAGCAGGTGCTGTGGCACGTCCTGACCCACCCCGAGGACCTGCTCCTCGACGACGCCGCGTCCGCCTGA
- a CDS encoding ThuA domain-containing protein, with amino-acid sequence MTPRQSVETRTGSGTRTGSGSRWLLLALAVCLAVLSSAAGPVAADSETPHLWVFSRTDGFRHGSIEHSQQVISDLAASTGAFTVEFSEDTADLTADLLERTDAILFANTTGEHPFSEAQKTMFVDWLLDGGGFMGIHAAADTNYQWPEYQELVGAAFESHPHNGNQMGGLLLDRATVQVEDTTHPITAAWEGAETFQMREEYYRWRQNPRGTQDVHVLLSLDETSTYTGFGRLGAISPAYDDDQPLEWTKSFRGANRVWYTNLGHYDGTFDDARWQTHFVAALEWVTTSDG; translated from the coding sequence ATGACGCCCCGACAGTCCGTCGAGACCCGGACGGGCAGTGGCACCCGGACGGGCAGCGGCAGCCGCTGGCTGCTGCTCGCCCTGGCCGTGTGCCTGGCCGTCCTCAGCAGCGCGGCGGGCCCGGTCGCCGCCGACTCCGAAACCCCGCACCTGTGGGTGTTCTCGCGCACCGACGGGTTCCGCCACGGGTCCATCGAGCACTCCCAGCAGGTCATCAGCGACCTGGCCGCGTCGACCGGCGCGTTCACCGTGGAGTTCTCCGAGGACACCGCGGACCTGACCGCTGACCTGCTGGAGCGAACCGACGCGATCCTGTTCGCCAACACCACCGGGGAACACCCCTTCTCCGAGGCGCAGAAGACGATGTTCGTGGACTGGCTGCTCGACGGCGGGGGCTTCATGGGCATCCACGCCGCGGCCGACACCAACTACCAGTGGCCCGAGTACCAGGAGCTCGTGGGCGCGGCCTTCGAGTCCCATCCCCACAACGGCAACCAGATGGGTGGCTTGCTGCTGGACCGGGCGACCGTCCAGGTCGAGGACACGACCCACCCGATCACCGCCGCATGGGAAGGGGCCGAGACCTTCCAGATGCGCGAGGAGTACTACCGGTGGCGGCAGAACCCCCGTGGGACCCAGGACGTGCACGTGCTGCTCAGCCTGGACGAGACCTCGACCTACACCGGCTTCGGGCGGCTGGGTGCGATCAGCCCGGCCTACGACGACGACCAGCCGCTGGAGTGGACCAAGTCGTTCCGCGGTGCCAACCGCGTCTGGTACACCAACCTCGGCCACTACGACGGGACCTTCGACGATGCCCGGTGGCAGACCCATTTCGTGGCCGCGCTGGAATGGGTGACCACCTCCGACGGGTGA
- a CDS encoding PQQ-dependent sugar dehydrogenase, with protein sequence MTTTLRRPSRTRTRAVPLLATTLLVLLGLLLTGSGTASAQFVVPPFIGADDIELQVLTEDTQDPTAIDVAADGRVVFVERKGAVKVILPSGDVVTAGRLPTAANECTDCPDDLNEGGLHGLLLSPDFAEDNRIYLYYSVPGSQGTAPTPPKHPDAGGTQALEGINRLSSFVLGDDNVLDLDSEEVVFENAVEWLECCHYGGDLDLMPDGTLVISNADDTNPFESSGYAPIDERRNPGDVLDRATHREAFDAQRTSANKADRRGKVLRINLDGSIPDGSVPGVVANPFVGDPDADPAVWAMGFRSDYRIAVHQQTGTVYVGNVGPDASSANAQRGPAGHDELDVVPPGGGTNHGWPYCIADNQPYIDYDFATGTSGEPFDCSGYTPPALYYSPTLSLEWPQLRAGGRTSMTGVVYDYAGDGALALPDRLQQKLLWFEWSRNMIFSIPVEEDGSLDTFVTSVQHESALSPRHPHDAAIGPDGAVYLVEYGTGFWNNGNSRISRIACSGCQPEALSAPTQYVVGSTADAPVPAAADRTPLAASSALVVVAGIALGLRRRQVQR encoded by the coding sequence ATGACCACCACCCTCCGCCGACCATCCAGGACACGGACGCGTGCCGTTCCCCTGCTGGCCACCACCCTCCTGGTCCTGCTGGGGTTGCTGCTGACCGGCAGCGGGACCGCCTCCGCCCAGTTCGTCGTCCCGCCGTTCATCGGCGCCGACGACATCGAGCTGCAGGTGCTCACCGAGGACACCCAGGACCCGACCGCGATCGACGTCGCAGCCGACGGTCGCGTGGTGTTCGTCGAACGCAAGGGTGCCGTCAAGGTCATCCTGCCCTCGGGTGACGTCGTCACGGCCGGTCGCCTGCCCACGGCCGCCAACGAGTGCACCGACTGTCCCGACGACCTCAACGAGGGTGGCCTGCACGGCCTGCTGCTGTCCCCGGACTTCGCCGAGGACAACCGCATCTACCTGTACTACTCCGTCCCCGGATCCCAGGGCACCGCCCCCACCCCGCCCAAGCATCCCGATGCCGGCGGCACCCAGGCGCTGGAGGGCATCAACCGTCTGTCGTCGTTCGTGCTCGGGGACGACAACGTCCTGGACCTCGACTCCGAGGAGGTCGTCTTCGAGAACGCCGTGGAGTGGCTGGAGTGCTGCCACTACGGCGGCGACCTCGACCTGATGCCCGACGGCACCCTCGTCATCTCCAACGCCGACGACACCAACCCGTTCGAGTCCAGCGGCTACGCGCCCATCGACGAACGACGCAACCCCGGTGACGTCCTCGACCGCGCCACCCACCGCGAGGCGTTCGACGCCCAGCGGACCTCGGCGAACAAGGCCGACCGTCGCGGCAAGGTCCTGCGGATCAACCTCGACGGATCGATCCCCGACGGGTCGGTCCCCGGTGTCGTCGCCAACCCGTTCGTCGGCGACCCCGACGCCGACCCGGCGGTCTGGGCGATGGGCTTCCGGTCGGACTACCGGATCGCCGTGCACCAGCAGACCGGCACGGTCTACGTCGGCAACGTCGGACCCGACGCCAGCAGCGCCAACGCCCAGCGCGGCCCTGCCGGCCACGACGAGCTGGACGTGGTCCCCCCGGGTGGCGGCACCAACCACGGGTGGCCCTACTGCATCGCCGACAACCAGCCCTACATCGACTACGACTTCGCGACCGGCACGAGCGGCGAGCCGTTCGACTGCTCCGGCTACACCCCGCCGGCGCTGTACTACTCCCCCACCCTGTCCCTGGAGTGGCCGCAGCTGCGGGCGGGCGGCAGGACGTCCATGACCGGTGTCGTCTACGACTACGCCGGTGATGGCGCGCTGGCCCTGCCGGACCGGTTGCAGCAGAAGCTGCTGTGGTTCGAGTGGAGCCGCAACATGATCTTCTCCATCCCCGTGGAGGAGGACGGTTCGCTGGACACCTTCGTCACCTCGGTCCAGCACGAGTCCGCCCTGTCCCCACGCCATCCCCACGACGCCGCCATCGGCCCGGACGGCGCGGTGTACCTCGTGGAGTACGGCACCGGCTTCTGGAACAACGGCAACTCCCGGATCAGCCGGATCGCCTGCAGCGGCTGCCAGCCCGAGGCGCTGTCGGCGCCCACGCAGTACGTCGTCGGTTCGACCGCCGACGCCCCGGTTCCGGCCGCCGCCGACCGGACGCCGCTGGCCGCCTCCAGCGCCCTGGTCGTCGTGGCCGGGATCGCCCTCGGCCTTCGTCGCCGGCAGGTCCAGCGATGA